The following are from one region of the Sciurus carolinensis chromosome 5, mSciCar1.2, whole genome shotgun sequence genome:
- the LOC124984621 gene encoding cytochrome c oxidase assembly protein COX15 homolog isoform X1 — MQRLLLPPLKTLMGSRSVRLLVPRAAPRTQCGCSCVIRRPLRPGQYSTISEVALQSGRETVSLPSKAAERVVGRWLLVCSGTVAGAVILGGVTRLTESGLSMVDWHLIKEMKPPTSQEEWETEFQKYQQFPEFKILNHNMTLAEFKFIWYMEYSHRMWGRVVGLAYILPAAYFWRKGWLNRGMKGRVLALCALVCFQGLLGWYMVKSGLEEKPNSYDIPRVSQYRLAAHLGSALVLYCASLWTSLSLLLPQHKLPETRQLLWLRRFAHGTAGLVFLTALSGAFVAGLDAGLVYNSFPKMGESWIPEDLFTFSPMLKNVFENPTMVQFDHRVLGITSVTAITALYFLSRRIPLPRRTKMAAVTLLALAYIQAGLGISTLLMYVPTPLAATHQSGSLALLSGALWLMNELRRVPK; from the exons ATGCAGCGGTTGCTCCTTCCGCCCTTGAAAACCTTGATGGGGAGCCGGAGTGTCCGGCTTCTGGTTCCTAGGGCGGCGCCTAGAACACAG TGTGGTTGCAGCTGTGTCATCCGGCGCCCTCTGAGGCCAGGGCAGTACAGCACCATCTCTGAAGTGGCTTTGCAATCTGGAAGGGAAACAGTGTCCCTTCCCTCAAAGGCTGCTGAGCGGGTGGTGGGCCGATGGCTCCTGGTCTGCAGTGGAACGGTGGCTGGAGCAGTTATTCTTGGTGGAGTAACTAG GCTGACAGAGTCTGGCCTCTCAATGGTAGACTGGCATTTAATAAAGGAGATGAAGCCACCTACAAGCCAAGAGGAATGGGAAACTGAATTCCAAAAATACCAGcaatttccagaatttaaaat CTTGAATCACAACATGACGCTGGCAGAATTCAAGTTCATCTGGTACATGGAATACTCACACCGGATGTGGGGTCGAGTTGTAGGCCTGGCATACATCCTACCTGCTGCTTACTTTTGGAGAAAGGGCTGGCTTAACCGTGGTATGAAAGGACGTGTTCTTGCCCTCTGTGCCTTAGTCTGCTTTCAG GGTCTGTTGGGATGGTACATGGTGAAAAGTGGATTAGAAGAGAAACCGAACTCTTATGATATCCCTCGGGTCAGTCAGTACCGCCTTGCTGCCCACCTGGGATCAGCCCTTGTTCTTTATTGTGCCAGTCTGTGGACCTCGCTGTCACTGCTGCTCCCTCAGCACAAG TTGCCTGAAACCCGCCAGCTCCTGTGGTTGAGACGTTTTGCTCATGGAACAGCAGGTCTCGTGTTCCTTACAGCTCTCTCAG GGGCTTTCGTGGCAGGGCTAGATGCTGGACTTGTTTATAACTCCTTCCCCAAAATGGGAGAGTCCTGGATCCCGGAGGACCTCTTTACCTTCTCCCCCATGCTGAAGAATGTTTTCGAGAATCCCACTATGGTACAATTTGATCACCGGGTTCTG GGAATCACTTCAGTCACTGCCATTACAGCACTCTACTTCCTCTCCCGAAGGATCCCCCTTCCTCGAAGGACCAAGATGGCAGCAGTGACTCTGCTGGCTTTGGCATATATACAG GCAGGCTTGGGCATCAGCACTCTGCTCATGTATGTTCCAACTCCTTTGGCTGCCACTCACCAGTCGGGCTCCTTGGCTCTGCTTAGTGGTGCCCTTTGGCTCATGAATGAACTCCGAAGAGTCCCAAAATAA
- the LOC124984621 gene encoding cytochrome c oxidase assembly protein COX15 homolog isoform X2, producing the protein MTLAEFKFIWYMEYSHRMWGRVVGLAYILPAAYFWRKGWLNRGMKGRVLALCALVCFQGLLGWYMVKSGLEEKPNSYDIPRVSQYRLAAHLGSALVLYCASLWTSLSLLLPQHKLPETRQLLWLRRFAHGTAGLVFLTALSGAFVAGLDAGLVYNSFPKMGESWIPEDLFTFSPMLKNVFENPTMVQFDHRVLGITSVTAITALYFLSRRIPLPRRTKMAAVTLLALAYIQAGLGISTLLMYVPTPLAATHQSGSLALLSGALWLMNELRRVPK; encoded by the exons ATGACGCTGGCAGAATTCAAGTTCATCTGGTACATGGAATACTCACACCGGATGTGGGGTCGAGTTGTAGGCCTGGCATACATCCTACCTGCTGCTTACTTTTGGAGAAAGGGCTGGCTTAACCGTGGTATGAAAGGACGTGTTCTTGCCCTCTGTGCCTTAGTCTGCTTTCAG GGTCTGTTGGGATGGTACATGGTGAAAAGTGGATTAGAAGAGAAACCGAACTCTTATGATATCCCTCGGGTCAGTCAGTACCGCCTTGCTGCCCACCTGGGATCAGCCCTTGTTCTTTATTGTGCCAGTCTGTGGACCTCGCTGTCACTGCTGCTCCCTCAGCACAAG TTGCCTGAAACCCGCCAGCTCCTGTGGTTGAGACGTTTTGCTCATGGAACAGCAGGTCTCGTGTTCCTTACAGCTCTCTCAG GGGCTTTCGTGGCAGGGCTAGATGCTGGACTTGTTTATAACTCCTTCCCCAAAATGGGAGAGTCCTGGATCCCGGAGGACCTCTTTACCTTCTCCCCCATGCTGAAGAATGTTTTCGAGAATCCCACTATGGTACAATTTGATCACCGGGTTCTG GGAATCACTTCAGTCACTGCCATTACAGCACTCTACTTCCTCTCCCGAAGGATCCCCCTTCCTCGAAGGACCAAGATGGCAGCAGTGACTCTGCTGGCTTTGGCATATATACAG GCAGGCTTGGGCATCAGCACTCTGCTCATGTATGTTCCAACTCCTTTGGCTGCCACTCACCAGTCGGGCTCCTTGGCTCTGCTTAGTGGTGCCCTTTGGCTCATGAATGAACTCCGAAGAGTCCCAAAATAA